In the Festucalex cinctus isolate MCC-2025b chromosome 10, RoL_Fcin_1.0, whole genome shotgun sequence genome, one interval contains:
- the atp5f1d gene encoding ATP synthase F(1) complex subunit delta, mitochondrial has protein sequence MMAARFLRRSLPVLRQARCYAEAATGAPQMSFTFASPNQVFFKEANVKQVDVPTLTGAFGILPAHVPTLQVLRPGVVTVFSDDGSATKYFVSSGSVTVNADSSVQLLAEEAVPLDQLDAAAAKANLEKAQADLATTSDEVAKAEVQISIDANEAIIKALE, from the exons ATGATGGCAGCAAGGTTTCTCCGCCGTTCTCTTCCCGTGCTGAGGCAAGCGCGCTGCTACGCCGAGGCTGCCACCGGTGCCCCGCAGATGTCCTTCACTTTCGCCTCTCCGAATCAG GTGTTCTTCAAAGAGGCCAACGTCAAGCAGGTGGACGTACCCACACTCACCGGCGCGTTTGGTATCCTCCCCGCCCACGTACCCACCTTGCAGGTGCTCCGGCCTGGCGTCGTCACAGTCTTCAGCGACGATGGCTCGGCTACTAAATACTTTG TGAGCAGTGGGTCCGTAACTGTCAATGCCGATTCTTCAGTGCAGCTGCTAGCTGAGGAGGCCGTACCGCTGGACCAGCTGGACGCGGCt GCTGCCAAGGCCAACCTGGAGAAAGCCCAGGCTGACTTGGCCACTACGTCTGACGAGGTGGCAAAGGCAGAGGTTCAAATCAGCATAGACGCCAACGAGGCCATCATCAAGGCGTTGGAGTAG
- the cbarpb gene encoding voltage-dependent calcium channel beta subunit-associated regulatory protein gives MSYESTVWNILPENSTEVPIETEEQQDGYVLLLVILSIFLVGTLIFVSILLITCRRCCRGGGQCCESGSDDAEKTNATYTEESQPTHEITIRVDESDCLSMASSHDQETERFLSTGTTGRRVSFNEAALFDHSKKAQEKGRRYTLTEGDFHHLKNARLTHLHIPPPALKIVTIHECDSAENTIAMTTRPVAKSALSIFQPMLCPLPQTALTGLSPNSSSALPGDTLNSTVVEASFSANTTAKTNGGSMEMIAAGSRGRGCSINIGGGTAPASTVPPPSSSPGGQGPVQQFFTKLRRHASLEGASPYFKIKKWKLDSSQRASSLDMRGSPKRRQFQRQRAASESMDQDDNDTHHIDLIQYIARTQDIAYCPGRPVLSPPSAPPPSLGRVEVEVMVEPTCSHTGPGVIGLSPDPQDEGLSLGKRESSEPLGPQDPQTLYRDIWTLRASLEQYAASDQSSNNDRNSVCSDADSVCTEKEREELPSCSSQDLGDETESVEDDKEFLVYMDETLGAKGGRSRKQQSTESERGGSDGETSTRKLLQMDSGYASIEAPSRGPEELRMFGSSSPKERTAHEKRHHFTKAGRSGTIGESFESHLYEEEPGDEQLLGASGGVSIETSVGPQTWFPYGQMITPREVSQPPTQPTTFHRRDYSIDEKTDALFHEFLRHDPQFDQQESPLRKHRSRIHLRKQWQRHKQWSDPGVRHFHSSFERQRTPLRRGDSVNCPMDTSYHSMLPRIVSAPDEEASDGSTPETPKIESTTREVVGKDKEQGSTEDQTSSPHLQPTVPGKDEGQSEHPETQEDSKLPGLSLEPLDERSPIQPPDSSGYGPQTITAELTDKLTANLDERLYTGLRRTKDTAADCLTVTATHASPDHSPV, from the exons ATGAGCTATGAGTCTACCGTCTGGAACATCCTACCAGAAAACTCCACT GAGGTACCGATTGAGACGGAGGAGCAGCAAGATGGCTACGTGCTTCTCCTGGTGATCCTGTCCATCTTCCTGGTGGGGACGTTGATTTTCGTCTCCATCCTCCTCATCACCTGCCGCCGTTGCTGCAGAGGAGGAGGTCAATGCTGCGAAAG TGGCAGCGATGATGCCGAGAAAACCAACGCTACATACACGGAGGAGTCTCAGCCCACTCATG AAATCACTATCAGGGTGGATGAGTCCGACTGCCTGTCAATGGCCAGCTCTCACGACCAGGAGACCGAGCGCTTCCTCTCCACGGGAACCACGGGCCGCCGCGTCTCCTTCAACGAGGCGGCGCTCTTCGATCACAGCAAGAAGGCCCAAGAGAAAGGTCGCAG ATACACTCTGACCGAGGGAGACTTTCACCACCTGAAGAACGCGCGGCTAACGCACCTCCACATTCCGCCCCCGGCGCTCAAGATAGTCACCATCCATGAGTGCGACTCGGCGGAGAACaccatcgccatgacaacgcgCCCTGTCGCCAAGTCGGCGCTCTCCATCTTCCAG CCCATGCTGTGTCCCCTGCCGCAAACTGCACTGACCGGCTTGAGCCCCAATTCCAGCTCTGCTCTCCCCGGAGACACCCTCAACTCAACTGTGGTGGAGGCCAGTTTTAGTGCAAATACTACTGCTAAGACAAACGGAGGGTCT ATGGAGATGATCGCAGCAGGGTCCCGGGGTCGAGGCTGCAGCATCAATATAGGAGGAGGGACCGCTCCCGCCAGCACTGTCCCCCCTCCGAGCAGCAGCCCGGGAGGCCAAGGTCCAGTGCAGCAGTTCTTCACTAAACTTCGGCGCCATGCAAGCCTGGAGGGGGCCAGTCCATATTTCAAGATTAAGAAATGGAAGCTGGACAGCAGCCAGAGAGCTTCAAGTCTGGACATGAGAG GCTCACCAAAGAGAAGGCAGTTCCAGCGTCAACGGGCTGCCAGTGAGAGCATGGATCAGGACGACAACGACACACATCACATTGACCTCATCCAATACATTGCCCGCACCCAGGACATCGCCTATTGTCCCGGTCGGCCTGTGCTCTCTCCTCCATCTGCACCACCCCCTTCCCTCGGCAG GGTAGAGGTAGAGGTGATGGTGGAGCCCACCTGCAGCCATACTGGACCAGGGGTGATTGGCCTATCCCCTGATCCCCAAGATGAAGGACTTTCCCTGGGGAAAAGGGAAAGCTCTGAGCCTCTAGGACCCCAGGACCCCCAGACACTTTACAGAGACATTTGGACCTTACGTGCATCACTGGAACAATATGCTGCCTCTGACCAAAGCAGCAATAATGATAGGAACTCTGTGTGCAGCGATGCTGACAGCGTGTGtacagaaaaagaaagagaagagcTCCCCAGCTGCTCATCCCAGGATTTAGGGGATGAAACAGAAAGTGTGGAGGATGACAAGGAGTTTTTGGTGTACATGGACGAGACATTGGGGGCAAAGGGTGGAAGAAGTCGGAAACAACAAAGTACTGAATCTGAGCGAGGCGGGAGCGACGGTGAAACAAGTACTCGTAAATTGTTGCAAATGGATAGTGGCTACGCATCAATAGAGGCCCCTTCTCGTGGTCCTGAAGAATTACGGATGTTTGGAAGCAGCAGCCCAAAGGAGAGAACAGCCCATGAGAAGAGGCACCACTTCACCAAGGCAGGGAGATCTGGCACGATCGGTGAGAGCTTTGAGTCTCACCTCTATGAGGAAGAGCCAGGCGATGAGCAATTGCTGGGCGCCAGTGGAGGAGTTTCCATAGAAACCAGTGTCGGTCCACAGACCTGGTTTCCATACGGTCAGATGATCACTCCTCGGGAGGTTTCACAACCTCCCACTCAACCTACAACCTTTCATCGGAGAGACTACAGCATCGATGAGAAAACGGATGCGCTCTTCCACGAGTTTCTCCGCCATGACCCTCAATTTGACCAGCAGGAGTCACCGCTAAGGAAGCACCGGTCCCGGATCCATCTTCGAAAGCAGTGGCAAAGACACAAACAGTGGAGCGATCCTGGTGTCAGACACTTCCATTCCTCTTTCGAGAGACAACGAACTCCACTACGGAGGGGTGATAGTGTTAACTGCCCAATGGATACAAGCTATCATAGCATGCTCCCCCGCATTGTCAGTGCACCCGACGAAGAGGCCAGCGACGGCAGCACCCCCGAAACTCCAAAGATAGAGTCTACAACACGTGAGGTTGTAGGGAAGGATAAAGAGCAGGGTTCCACCGAAGACCAGACGTCATCACCACATCTTCAACCAACAGTCCCTGGGAAAGACGAAGGGCAGAGTGAGCATCCAGAGACTCAAGAGGACAGCAAACTGCCCGGACTCTCCTTAGAACCTTTGGATGAGCGGTCACCCATTCAGCCACCCGACTCCTCAGGCTACGGCCCACAAACCATCACGGCAGAGCTCACGGACAAACTGACCGCTAACCTAGACGAGAGGCTATATACGGGCCTTCGAAGGACCAAGGACACGGCGGCTGATTGTTTGACTGTGACGGCTACCCATGCTTCACCAGACCACAGTCCAGTGTAG